In Heterodontus francisci isolate sHetFra1 chromosome 40, sHetFra1.hap1, whole genome shotgun sequence, one DNA window encodes the following:
- the LOC137353180 gene encoding serine/arginine repetitive matrix protein 5-like → MHQHIEEWLSMHYHSNFRTSLGLLKVHVDNGNWVTLTMVTSSKNSITFSPRTHDTNYSKQRPRTYDPNYSRVLELMIQTKANRFPELMIQTTANRVPELMTQTTANRVPELMTQTKANRFPELMIQTTANRVPELMSQTTANRVPELMTQTTANRVPELMTQTTANRFPELMTQTTANRVPELMTQTTANRVPELMTQTTANRVPEFMTQTTSPGTHDTNYSKQIPGTHDPNYSKQSPRPHDTNYSKQSPRTYDPNYSKQSPRIHDTNYSKQSPRTYDPNYSKQTPGTHDPNYRKQSPGTHDPNYSKQIPGTHDPNYSKQSPRTHDPNYSKQSPRTHDPNYSKQSPRTHDPNYSKQIPGTHDPNYSKQSPGTHDPNYSKQIPGTHDPNYSKQSPRTHDPNYSKQSPGTHDPNYSKQSPRTRDPNCRKQRLQTHDPNYRKQSPRTHEPNYNKQSSRTHDPNYSRVPELVTQTTENRVPELSSRTHDPNYNKQSSRTHDPNYNKLSPRTHDPNYNKQSSRTHNPNYSKQRLQTHDPNYSKQSPRTRDTNYRKQRLQTHDPNYSKQSSGTHDPTYSKQSPGTHDPNYSKQSPGTRVPNYRKQSRRTHEPNCSKQSPKTCDTNYRKQRLQTHDPNYSKQSPRTCDTNYRKQRLQTHDPNYSKQRLQIHDPNYSKQSRRTHDPNYSKQSPRTHDPNYSKQSPRTHDPNYSKQSPRTPDPNYNKQSPRTSVT, encoded by the exons ATGCACCAACACATTGAGGAGTGGTTAAGCATGCACTACCACTCGAACTTTCGCACATCCCTTG gccttctgaaagtccacgtaGACAATGGAAACTGGGTTACCCTCACCATGGTGacgtcttcaaaaaattcaatcacattt AGTCCCAGAACTCAtgacacaaactacagcaaacagagaccCAGAACTTATGACCCAAACTACAGTAGAGTCCTGGAACTCATGATCCAAACTAAAGCAAACAGATTCCCGGAACTCATGatccaaactacagcaaacagagtcccaGAACTCATGacccaaactacagcaaacagagtcccaGAACTCATGACCCAAACTAAAGCAAACAGATTCCCGGAACTCATGatccaaactacagcaaacagagtcccaGAACTCATGagccaaactacagcaaacagagtcccaGAACTCATGacccaaactacagcaaacagagtcccgGAACTCATGacccaaactacagcaaacagattcCCGGAACTCATGacccaaactacagcaaacagagtcccaGAACTCAtgacacaaactacagcaaacagagtcccaGAACTTATGacccaaactacagcaaacagagtcccaGAATTCAtgacacaaactaca agtcccgGAACTCAtgacacaaactacagcaaacagattcCCGGAACTCATGacccaaactacagcaaacagagtcccaGACCTCAtgacacaaactacagcaaacagagtcccaGAACTTATGacccaaactacagcaaacagagtcccaGAATTCAtgacacaaactacagcaaacagagtcccaGAACGTATGacccaaactacagcaaacagactcCTGGAACTCATGACCCAAACTACAGAAAACAGAGTCCCGGAACTCATGacccaaactacagcaaacagattcCCGGAACTCATGACCCAAATTACAGCAAACAGAGTCCCAGAACTCATGacccaaactacagcaaacagagtcccaGAACTCATGacccaaactacagcaaacagagtcccaGAACTCATGacccaaactacagcaaacagattcCCGGAACTCATGacccaaactacagcaaacagagtcccgGAACTCATGacccaaactacagcaaacagattcCCGGAACTCATGacccaaactacagcaaacagagtcccaGAACTCATGacccaaactacagcaaacagagtcccgGAACTCATGatccaaactacagcaaacagagtcccaGAACTCGTGACCCAAACTGCAGAAAACAGAGACTTCAAACTCATGACCCAAACTACAGAAAGCAGAGTCCCAGAACTCATGAACCAAACTACAACAAACAGAGTTCCAGAACTCATGACCCAAACTACAGCAGAGTCCCGGAACTCGTGACACAAACTACAGAAAACAGAGTCCCAGAACTT AGTTCCAGAACTCATGACCCAAACTACAACAAACAGAGTTCCAGAACTCATGACCCAAACTACAACAAACTGAGTCCGAGAACTCATGATCCAAACTACAACAAACAGAGTTCCAGAACTCATAacccaaactacagcaaacagagactTCAAACTCATGacccaaactacagcaaacagagtcccaGAACTCGTGACACAAACTACAGAAAACAGAGACTTCAAACTCATGacccaaactacagcaaacagagttccGGAACACATGACCCaacctacagcaaacagagtcctgGAACTCATGacccaaactacagcaaacagagtcccgGAACCCGTGTCCCAAACTACAGAAAGCAGAGTCGCAGAACTCATGAACcaaactgcagcaaacagagtcccAAAACTTGTGATACAAACTACAGAAAACAGAGACTTCAAACTCATGacccaaactacagcaaacagagtcccaGAACTTGTGATACAAACTACAGAAAACAGAGACTTCAAACTCATGacccaaactacagcaaacagagactTCAAATTCATGacccaaactacagcaaacagagtcgcaGAACTCATGatccaaactacagcaaacagagtcccaGAACTCATGatccaaactacagcaaacagagtcccaGAACTCATGacccaaactacagcaaacagagtcccaGAACTCCTGACCCAAACTACAACAAACAGAGTCCCAGAACCAGCGTGACATAG